The Desulfovibrio sp. UIB00 genome has a window encoding:
- a CDS encoding thermonuclease family protein, which produces MQQLFRWPHFSGGKNHTIAQAFALILLCLLALTSAAGAAPAAESLPNPQGKVAKCFDGDTLKLTDRRTVRLAGIDAPEMDRGKHKPQYYAREAFDQLTKLAQGKDVRLVAVDAKGKDHYGRVVADVILPDGHSLSDTMVRNGAAFVYPHNDLNPHFQERLRKLQHEAITARRGMWAQVLTLPAAKKTYLGNRESMRFFPTDCAEVQHIKPRNRVFFGTLMDAFMAGYAPARPCNFWPQVK; this is translated from the coding sequence ATGCAACAGCTTTTCCGCTGGCCCCATTTTTCGGGCGGCAAAAATCATACTATAGCGCAAGCCTTTGCGCTTATTCTTCTGTGCCTGCTGGCACTGACAAGTGCTGCTGGCGCTGCGCCTGCGGCAGAATCCCTGCCCAATCCACAGGGCAAGGTCGCCAAATGTTTTGACGGCGACACGTTAAAGCTCACGGACAGGCGCACCGTACGCCTTGCAGGCATTGACGCCCCTGAAATGGACCGGGGCAAGCATAAACCCCAGTACTACGCCCGCGAAGCCTTTGACCAGCTTACCAAGCTGGCTCAGGGCAAGGATGTGCGCCTTGTGGCCGTGGATGCCAAGGGCAAGGATCATTACGGACGCGTGGTGGCCGATGTTATCCTGCCTGACGGGCATTCCCTGTCCGACACGATGGTTCGCAACGGCGCGGCCTTTGTGTACCCGCACAACGACCTCAATCCCCATTTTCAGGAAAGGCTGCGCAAGCTCCAGCACGAGGCCATTACCGCCCGGCGCGGCATGTGGGCGCAAGTGCTCACCCTGCCCGCCGCCAAAAAAACCTATCTTGGCAACCGCGAATCCATGCGCTTTTTCCCTACTGACTGCGCTGAAGTACAGCACATAAAGCCCCGCAACCGCGTGTTTTTCGGCACGCTCATGGATGCCTTTATGGCTGGCTACGCCCCGGCGCGTCCCTGCAACTTCTGGCCGCAAGTAAAATGA
- the queC gene encoding 7-cyano-7-deazaguanine synthase QueC yields the protein MNTTSPLLEQQALVIFSGGQDSATCLAWALSRFKQVLTLGFDYGQRHSVELACRKRVREGIAALNPQWAQRLGPDTLLGLDIFRQLADTALTSDAPIEEHGANGLPNTFVPGRNLIFILHAAAWAYAKEIRHMVLGVCQSDYSGYPDCRDDSIKSMQVAINSGMDASFTLHTPLMWRSKKDAWMLARSLGGDALVNLIVEESHTCYMGQRGQRYPWGYGCGDCPACRLRAAGYTAYAEAQAACAQNPLEDEA from the coding sequence ATGAACACCACTTCTCCCCTGCTTGAGCAACAGGCTCTTGTCATATTTTCCGGCGGGCAGGATTCCGCCACTTGCCTCGCTTGGGCGCTCAGCCGATTCAAACAGGTGCTGACGCTGGGCTTTGACTACGGCCAGCGTCACTCTGTGGAGCTTGCCTGCCGCAAACGTGTACGCGAGGGCATTGCCGCCCTCAATCCGCAGTGGGCGCAACGCCTGGGGCCGGACACCCTGCTTGGTCTAGATATTTTCCGCCAGCTGGCAGATACGGCCCTGACCTCTGACGCGCCCATTGAAGAACACGGCGCAAACGGCCTGCCCAACACCTTTGTACCTGGCCGTAACCTCATATTTATTCTGCACGCCGCTGCATGGGCTTACGCCAAGGAAATCCGCCACATGGTGCTGGGCGTCTGCCAGAGCGATTACTCCGGCTATCCCGACTGCCGGGACGACAGCATCAAGTCCATGCAGGTTGCCATAAACAGCGGCATGGACGCCAGTTTTACGCTACACACGCCGCTCATGTGGCGCAGCAAAAAAGACGCCTGGATGCTGGCCCGCAGCCTTGGCGGCGATGCGCTGGTCAACCTGATTGTGGAAGAAAGCCACACCTGCTACATGGGCCAGCGCGGGCAGCGTTACCCCTGGGGTTATGGCTGCGGCGACTGCCCGGCCTGCCGTCTGCGCGCTGCGGGTTATACCGCCTATGCCGAGGCGCAGGCAGCCTGCGCGCAAAACCCGCTGGAGGATGAGGCCTGA
- a CDS encoding serine/threonine protein kinase gives MSKKLLSAAQGVEAACILFQLNSKTADIINMASGAQMPDEYLSGPGADMFCAEWRAFVHAVVTAAIMHHAPNTVFLAYLRQTGNLLAAASNDFDGGDEKAVNAALNAFVDGPFAEYMPLLAQEQQVRCPELFCQRLAVQAANLRGQATPPDDHAKARLAAVMALIISAVWDKLEQYDIQPD, from the coding sequence ATGTCCAAAAAACTGCTCAGCGCGGCTCAGGGTGTGGAAGCAGCCTGTATTCTGTTTCAGCTCAACAGCAAGACTGCCGACATCATCAATATGGCCAGCGGCGCGCAGATGCCGGATGAATATCTGTCAGGCCCCGGTGCGGATATGTTCTGCGCGGAGTGGCGGGCCTTTGTGCATGCGGTGGTTACTGCCGCCATCATGCATCATGCGCCCAATACCGTATTTTTGGCCTATCTGCGCCAGACGGGCAATCTGCTGGCAGCCGCCAGCAATGATTTTGACGGCGGGGACGAAAAAGCGGTCAACGCTGCCCTCAACGCCTTTGTGGACGGCCCCTTTGCTGAATACATGCCCCTGCTCGCGCAGGAACAGCAGGTTCGCTGCCCGGAACTGTTCTGCCAGCGCCTTGCGGTGCAGGCCGCCAACCTGCGCGGTCAGGCCACCCCGCCGGACGACCACGCCAAGGCCCGCCTCGCTGCTGTTATGGCCCTGATTATCAGCGCCGTGTGGGACAAACTGGAACAGTACGACATTCAGCCAGACTAG
- the dxs gene encoding 1-deoxy-D-xylulose-5-phosphate synthase: protein MDTTESALLDAVSSPAQLNKFSDAQLVQLAGEVRSRIIETVSRNGGHLAPSLGVVELTLALLATFNVEHDKLIWDVGHQAYAYKLLTGRAKDFHTLRSFGGISGFPRMAESPYDHFGVGHSSTSISAALGMALARDLSCLKHHVLAVIGDGSLTAGEAFEGLNLAGHMGRRLIVVLNDNEMSISPNVGALSLFLSRTLSQRWVRQTRKEVLNFLRSIPRIGQKLAVYAMRGEWSFKSFFTPGMLFEAFRFNYIGPVDGHDITSLRRHLEMAAAIEDGPVLLHVRTQKGKGYGPAEKNPTLYHGIGLFTPETGQPVASTAKLPSFTSVFSNTLTELAEHNDKIIAITAAMPEGTGTDKFRARFPDRFVDVGICEQHAVTFAAGLASQGYRPALAVYSTFLQRSYDQVVHDVCLQNLPVTFCVDRAGLVGEDGATHHGAFDIAYLRHIPNITMLAPRDENLLRHCLHTALCHSGPCALRYPRGSAFGVAPDGAPRLLTPGRGEVLQQGEGLAVIALGNRAHPALEAAAMVERQTGVKPFVFDPVWIKPLPEEQLVEIAQNFDRILMVEEGVLAGGFSSAVLEFWNDRGLMRGQRIKRLGLPDHFVEHGSQLRLRELVGLRTNNIAEAMLELLGKK, encoded by the coding sequence ATGGACACCACAGAGAGCGCATTGCTGGACGCTGTGAGCAGCCCGGCGCAACTGAACAAGTTTTCTGACGCACAGCTTGTCCAACTGGCTGGCGAGGTGCGCAGCCGCATCATTGAAACCGTCTCCCGCAACGGCGGGCATCTTGCGCCCTCGCTGGGCGTGGTTGAGTTGACTCTGGCCCTGCTGGCGACCTTTAATGTGGAGCACGACAAGCTCATCTGGGACGTGGGGCATCAGGCCTACGCCTACAAGCTGCTGACCGGGCGCGCCAAGGATTTTCACACCCTGCGGTCATTTGGCGGCATTTCCGGCTTCCCGCGCATGGCAGAAAGCCCGTACGACCATTTTGGCGTGGGGCATTCTTCCACGTCCATTTCTGCGGCCCTGGGCATGGCTTTGGCCCGTGATCTTTCCTGTCTCAAGCACCACGTGCTGGCTGTCATCGGCGATGGCTCGCTGACGGCGGGCGAGGCCTTTGAAGGGCTGAATCTCGCGGGTCACATGGGGCGGCGGCTTATTGTGGTGCTCAACGACAATGAAATGTCCATTTCCCCCAATGTGGGCGCGCTTTCGCTGTTTTTGAGCCGCACACTGTCGCAGCGCTGGGTGCGGCAAACCCGTAAGGAAGTGCTCAATTTCCTGCGTTCCATCCCGCGCATCGGCCAGAAGCTGGCAGTGTACGCCATGCGCGGCGAGTGGAGCTTCAAGTCCTTCTTTACGCCGGGTATGCTGTTTGAGGCTTTTCGCTTCAACTACATCGGCCCGGTGGACGGGCACGACATCACAAGCCTGCGCCGCCATCTGGAAATGGCTGCCGCCATTGAGGATGGCCCGGTGCTGCTGCACGTGCGCACCCAGAAGGGCAAGGGCTACGGCCCAGCGGAGAAAAATCCCACACTGTACCACGGCATCGGCCTGTTCACGCCCGAAACCGGGCAACCTGTGGCTTCCACAGCCAAGCTGCCCTCGTTCACCTCGGTGTTCAGCAATACGCTGACCGAGCTTGCCGAGCATAACGACAAGATTATCGCCATTACGGCAGCCATGCCCGAAGGCACCGGCACGGACAAGTTCCGCGCTCGCTTCCCCGACCGCTTTGTGGATGTGGGCATTTGCGAGCAGCACGCCGTGACCTTTGCGGCGGGCCTTGCCAGCCAGGGCTATCGGCCCGCACTGGCCGTGTATTCCACCTTTTTGCAGCGTTCGTACGATCAGGTTGTGCACGATGTCTGCCTGCAAAATCTGCCCGTTACCTTCTGCGTAGACCGTGCGGGCCTTGTGGGCGAGGACGGCGCGACCCACCACGGAGCCTTTGATATTGCCTATTTACGGCATATTCCTAACATTACCATGCTGGCCCCACGCGATGAAAATCTGTTGCGGCACTGCCTGCATACAGCCCTGTGCCATTCCGGCCCGTGTGCCCTGCGGTACCCGCGTGGCAGCGCCTTTGGCGTTGCCCCAGACGGCGCGCCCCGCCTGCTGACCCCCGGCAGGGGCGAAGTGCTGCAACAGGGCGAAGGCCTTGCAGTGATAGCCCTGGGCAACCGCGCGCATCCGGCGCTGGAAGCTGCGGCCATGGTGGAGCGTCAGACAGGCGTAAAACCCTTTGTGTTTGACCCTGTCTGGATCAAACCCTTGCCGGAAGAACAACTGGTTGAAATCGCTCAGAACTTTGATCGTATCCTTATGGTGGAAGAAGGCGTGCTGGCTGGCGGTTTTTCGTCCGCAGTGCTGGAATTCTGGAATGACCGTGGCCTTATGCGCGGCCAGCGCATCAAACGCCTTGGCCTGCCCGACCACTTTGTGGAGCACGGCAGCCAGTTGCGCCTGCGCGAGCTTGTGGGCCTGCGCACCAATAATATCGCCGAGGCAATGCTGGAACTTTTGGGAAAGAAATAA
- a CDS encoding polyprenyl synthetase family protein: protein MMSVADMKALLHARGKDVEAYLATCLDGRDVPQRLKDSMLYSLQAGGKRLRPVLCLSTAALCGLSPQRSMPFAAAIEMIHTYSLIHDDLPAMDNDDLRRGKPSNHKAFDEATAILAGDGLLTDAFMVMCRTAESPDRVLDAVAELSFAAGSSGMVGGQEWDMIYTGASSITLEQMRAVHAMKTGALLRASCVCGAILAGAETPAREAIAAYGAALGVAFQIADDILDVVSDTETLGKPAGSDEEQGKSTYPALLGLEKSRELARAQAQAAQDALAPFDGQEADFLRALADYTVTRAA from the coding sequence ATGATGAGCGTTGCTGACATGAAGGCCCTGCTGCACGCACGGGGCAAGGATGTGGAAGCCTATCTGGCCACCTGTCTTGACGGCCGTGATGTGCCGCAAAGGCTCAAGGATTCCATGCTGTACAGTCTGCAAGCCGGGGGCAAGCGTTTGCGCCCTGTTTTGTGCCTGAGCACTGCCGCCCTGTGCGGGCTTTCGCCACAGCGCAGCATGCCCTTTGCTGCCGCTATCGAGATGATCCACACCTATTCTCTCATCCATGACGACCTCCCCGCCATGGATAACGATGACCTGCGCCGGGGCAAGCCCTCGAATCACAAGGCATTTGATGAAGCCACGGCCATACTGGCGGGCGATGGTCTGCTGACGGACGCCTTCATGGTCATGTGCCGCACTGCGGAATCCCCGGACCGTGTGCTGGACGCCGTGGCCGAGCTTTCGTTTGCGGCGGGGTCTTCCGGCATGGTGGGCGGGCAGGAATGGGACATGATCTATACGGGCGCGTCTTCTATTACGCTTGAGCAGATGCGCGCCGTGCACGCCATGAAAACAGGGGCGCTGCTGCGGGCATCGTGCGTATGCGGGGCCATCCTTGCCGGGGCTGAAACGCCCGCGCGCGAGGCAATTGCCGCCTACGGCGCTGCGCTTGGCGTGGCCTTTCAGATTGCGGACGACATCCTTGATGTGGTTTCCGACACTGAAACTCTGGGCAAACCTGCGGGCAGCGACGAGGAACAGGGCAAGAGCACCTATCCCGCCCTGCTGGGGCTTGAAAAAAGCCGTGAACTGGCGCGCGCGCAAGCACAGGCCGCGCAGGACGCGCTGGCCCCGTTTGACGGGCAGGAAGCGGATTTTCTGCGCGCATTGGCCGACTACACGGTAACGAGGGCGGCCTAA
- the xseB gene encoding exodeoxyribonuclease VII small subunit: protein MSAKTDNTFEKKMARLQEIVAALESGDLPLEKGMALYKEGAACSRYCREQLDKARHELEIWQDGQARPLESRPVASSGLNAEEEAE from the coding sequence ATGAGCGCCAAGACCGACAATACGTTTGAAAAAAAGATGGCCCGGCTTCAGGAGATCGTGGCGGCGCTTGAAAGCGGCGACCTGCCTCTGGAAAAGGGCATGGCCCTGTATAAGGAAGGAGCGGCGTGTTCGCGCTATTGCCGCGAGCAGCTCGACAAAGCCCGGCATGAGCTTGAAATCTGGCAGGATGGTCAGGCTCGTCCCCTTGAGTCACGCCCTGTGGCGTCAAGCGGGCTGAACGCAGAAGAGGAGGCGGAATAG